From a single Bacteroidales bacterium genomic region:
- a CDS encoding GxxExxY protein, with product MNENEISKIIVNTSYNIHVELGPGLLESVYEEILYYELINQGLKVERQKAIPVIWKDNKMGIGFRADLIVENKVIIELKSVEMIAPVHPKQLLTYLRITGLRLGLLINFNEKLIRDGITRIVNNL from the coding sequence ATGAATGAAAACGAAATATCCAAAATTATTGTAAACACCAGCTATAACATTCATGTTGAACTCGGCCCAGGCTTGCTTGAATCTGTTTATGAAGAAATTCTATATTATGAACTTATCAATCAAGGATTAAAGGTTGAACGGCAAAAAGCAATTCCTGTTATTTGGAAAGACAACAAAATGGGAATTGGATTTAGGGCTGATTTGATAGTGGAAAACAAAGTAATAATTGAACTTAAGTCGGTTGAAATGATTGCCCCCGTTCATCCCAAGCAACTTTTAACTTACCTAAGAATAACGGGACTCCGGTTAGGCTTACTTATAAATTTTAATGAAAAGCTAATTAGGGATGGAATAACACGAATAGTAAATAATTTATAA
- a CDS encoding amidophosphoribosyltransferase has product MSDQLKHECGIAFLRLRKPLEYYLAEYGTPLWGLNKMHLLMQKQHNRGQDGAGIVNVKLNMPPGYKYISRERSNTDSPLKDIFNRAYEPFLELEQQNPKLLNDVNYLKMNYRFTGEVFMGHLRYGTFGKNSIDSIHPVLRVNNWKTRNLILAGNFNLTNVNELFDRLVSFGQYPVETSDTITMLEKIGHFLDEENEELYRRYKYEGFTKEEITHQIANGLNIPNILKKASYDWDGGYVITGLLGHGDGFIMRDPVGIRPAFYYVDDDIVVAASERPVIETSLDIPGDKVKELKPGYALIVKHNGLVEEVQVLKPQPKKACTFERIYFSRGTDRDIYKERKKLGSLITATVLNAIQHDIRNTVFSYIPNTAAVAFQGMVEELNKFCNQLKADKVLELGDKLNKKTLEEIMLFSPRIETVAVKDMKLRTFITQDNQRDDLVGHVYDITYGSIKSGEDKLVIVDDSIVRGTTLKQSIISILDRLGPTEIIVVSSAPQIRYPDCYGIDMARLGDFIAFKAVIELLKETKQESIINEVYLKCKAQVDLPKEEVVNHVKDIYRPFTAQQISDKIAQLVTPKKVKAKVKVIYQSIEDLHVALPNHKGDWYFTGDYPTPGGNKVVNTSFINYIEGKGGRAY; this is encoded by the coding sequence ATGAGCGATCAACTAAAACACGAATGCGGAATTGCCTTTTTGCGTTTACGTAAGCCATTGGAATACTACCTTGCAGAATACGGAACTCCATTATGGGGTTTGAATAAGATGCATTTACTAATGCAAAAGCAACATAATCGCGGACAAGATGGAGCGGGTATTGTTAATGTAAAATTGAATATGCCTCCCGGATATAAATATATTAGTCGCGAACGCTCCAATACCGATTCTCCGTTAAAAGATATTTTCAATAGAGCCTACGAGCCTTTTCTTGAATTAGAGCAGCAAAACCCTAAGCTTTTAAATGATGTGAATTATCTAAAAATGAATTATCGTTTTACCGGCGAAGTATTTATGGGACATCTACGCTATGGTACTTTTGGAAAAAATTCTATCGATAGTATTCATCCTGTTTTAAGAGTAAATAATTGGAAGACAAGAAATCTTATTCTGGCAGGTAATTTTAATCTTACTAATGTTAATGAGCTCTTCGACAGATTAGTAAGTTTCGGACAATATCCCGTTGAAACATCAGATACAATAACGATGTTGGAAAAAATTGGTCATTTTTTAGATGAAGAAAACGAAGAATTATACCGTAGATATAAATACGAAGGATTTACAAAAGAAGAAATAACTCATCAAATTGCAAATGGTTTAAATATTCCAAACATTCTAAAAAAGGCATCTTACGATTGGGACGGTGGCTATGTAATTACCGGTTTATTGGGTCATGGTGATGGGTTTATTATGCGTGATCCTGTTGGTATTCGTCCGGCTTTTTACTATGTTGATGATGATATAGTTGTAGCAGCATCAGAACGTCCGGTTATTGAAACCAGTCTCGATATTCCAGGCGATAAAGTAAAAGAGCTAAAGCCGGGATATGCTTTAATTGTCAAGCATAATGGTCTTGTAGAAGAAGTTCAGGTACTTAAACCTCAGCCAAAGAAGGCTTGTACTTTTGAAAGAATTTATTTTAGTCGAGGTACCGACAGAGACATTTATAAAGAGCGTAAAAAATTAGGATCTTTAATAACAGCTACCGTTTTAAATGCTATTCAGCATGATATTAGAAATACCGTTTTTTCCTATATTCCAAATACCGCTGCGGTAGCTTTTCAGGGAATGGTTGAAGAGTTAAACAAATTTTGTAATCAATTAAAAGCAGATAAAGTTTTAGAATTAGGTGATAAGCTAAATAAAAAAACTCTTGAAGAAATTATGCTTTTCTCTCCTCGCATAGAAACTGTAGCGGTAAAAGATATGAAGCTTCGTACTTTTATCACACAAGACAATCAGCGTGATGATTTAGTTGGGCATGTGTATGATATTACTTATGGTTCTATAAAATCGGGAGAAGATAAGTTAGTTATTGTTGATGATTCTATTGTTCGCGGAACAACACTTAAGCAGAGTATTATAAGCATACTCGATCGTTTAGGTCCAACGGAAATTATTGTTGTTTCTTCGGCTCCTCAGATTCGCTATCCCGATTGTTATGGGATTGATATGGCGCGTTTAGGCGATTTCATTGCTTTTAAAGCCGTTATTGAATTGTTAAAAGAAACTAAGCAAGAATCAATTATTAACGAGGTTTATCTGAAATGCAAAGCACAAGTAGACCTGCCAAAAGAAGAAGTAGTGAATCATGTAAAAGATATTTATCGTCCTTTTACAGCTCAACAAATCTCTGATAAGATTGCGCAATTAGTAACACCAAAAAAAGTGAAGGCTAAAGTAAAAGTTATCTACCAAAGTATAGAAGATTTACATGTCGCATTACCAAATCATAAAGGCGATTGGTATTTTACCGGAGATTATCCAACTCCCGGCGGAAACAAAGTAGTAAATACCAGCTTTATTAATTATATTGAAGGGAAGGGTGGAAGAGCGTATTAA
- a CDS encoding YfcC family protein codes for MSKKRAIPHTYVIVFYIIIFSALLTWIIPGGAFERQQIQLDNGTVKEVIDSNSFQYTDSNPQTWQVFSALFDGFVDKADIIIFILLIGGAFWIMNESKAIDVGIFSFLKASKKVEHIWLFKKLGINNIILTLIMLLFSVFGAVFGMSEETIAFIIIFVPLAISMGYDSIVGISLCFVGAALGFAGALLNPFTIGIAQGLSGLPLFSGIEYRFFSWIVINFVGIAWILRYANRIKKNPKLSLVYEEDAYWRKSEIKEESDGLVKAGKSAWISFVFIVAVLLYFSYTEFYSVLQIGNASYNFPAIPVVTAYFTIFGFLSIRKSIHFYILNILGLTIFMLIVGVMGYSWYVMEIASLFFAMGLASGIAMNYSPNKITNLFIAGVKDITSAALVVGLAGGIIIILNNGQIIDTLLYYVSKSMNDIGKLASVELMYVFQTGINVIIPSGSAKAALTMPIMSQFSDLIGVSRQATVMAFQFGDGFTNMITPTSGVLIGVLGVARIPYEKWVKWVWPFILMLTIIGALLLIPTVYMELNGF; via the coding sequence ATGAGCAAAAAAAGAGCTATTCCGCATACTTACGTTATTGTTTTTTATATTATAATTTTTTCCGCTTTACTAACTTGGATAATTCCAGGCGGTGCTTTTGAGCGACAACAAATTCAGTTAGATAACGGAACTGTAAAAGAAGTTATTGATAGTAATTCTTTCCAATATACCGATTCAAATCCTCAAACTTGGCAAGTTTTTTCAGCTCTTTTTGATGGCTTTGTAGACAAAGCCGATATTATTATTTTTATACTGCTTATTGGCGGTGCTTTTTGGATTATGAATGAAAGTAAAGCCATTGATGTTGGTATATTCTCGTTTTTAAAAGCATCAAAAAAAGTTGAACATATTTGGCTGTTTAAAAAACTCGGAATCAACAATATTATTCTCACCCTGATTATGCTTTTATTTTCTGTTTTCGGAGCAGTTTTTGGAATGAGCGAAGAAACTATTGCCTTTATTATAATTTTTGTCCCCTTGGCAATTAGTATGGGTTACGATAGTATTGTCGGTATTTCATTGTGTTTTGTTGGAGCAGCATTAGGATTTGCAGGAGCTTTGCTTAATCCTTTTACTATTGGTATTGCTCAAGGTTTATCGGGTTTACCTTTGTTTTCAGGTATAGAATATCGTTTTTTTAGTTGGATCGTAATCAATTTTGTTGGTATTGCCTGGATACTTCGCTATGCAAACAGAATCAAGAAAAACCCTAAACTTTCTCTTGTTTACGAAGAAGATGCTTATTGGCGAAAGTCAGAGATAAAAGAGGAATCTGATGGTCTTGTAAAAGCGGGGAAATCCGCTTGGATAAGTTTTGTGTTTATAGTGGCTGTATTGCTCTACTTTTCTTATACTGAATTCTATAGTGTATTACAAATTGGAAATGCTTCTTATAATTTCCCTGCAATTCCTGTTGTTACTGCTTATTTCACCATTTTCGGATTTCTTAGTATTCGGAAATCTATCCACTTCTATATTCTAAATATCCTTGGTCTCACCATTTTTATGTTGATTGTTGGTGTTATGGGATACTCTTGGTATGTGATGGAAATTGCAAGCTTGTTTTTTGCTATGGGATTGGCTTCAGGAATTGCTATGAACTATTCACCCAATAAAATTACAAACCTATTTATTGCCGGAGTAAAAGATATTACTTCCGCGGCTTTGGTTGTTGGTTTAGCAGGTGGAATTATTATCATATTAAATAACGGACAAATCATAGATACACTTTTGTATTACGTTTCTAAATCGATGAATGATATTGGTAAGCTTGCTTCCGTGGAATTGATGTATGTTTTTCAAACCGGAATCAATGTGATTATTCCTTCGGGATCGGCAAAAGCAGCACTTACCATGCCTATTATGTCACAGTTCTCGGATTTAATAGGGGTTTCTCGACAAGCAACCGTAATGGCTTTTCAGTTTGGTGATGGATTTACGAATATGATTACACCTACTTCAGGTGTTTTAATCGGCGTACTTGGTGTAGCACGAATCCCTTATGAAAAATGGGTTAAATGGGTTTGGCCATTTATTTTAATGCTTACAATTATAGGTGCTCTTTTATTGATTCCTACGGTTTATATGGAACTTAATGGATTTTAG
- a CDS encoding polysaccharide biosynthesis C-terminal domain-containing protein: protein MNPLKKLLGQTAIYGLSSIIGRLLNYLLVPLYTYTLPASEYGTVTELYAYVAVVFAFLTYGMETTFFRFSEIEAKKEKVYSTGLISLVVSSLFFIFIFLIFKDKIANNLGYVEHLNYLVWFAFILFFDALSSIPFAGLRREEKALKFATLKLINIGINIGLNLFFILYCTGVMEKADGGAMYRFVNSFFDTDNLVGYIFLSNLFASGITLLFLLPTYKFLRAGFDFALWKKMISYTWPILVVSIAGIVPVSLDKILFPHLFSDSAEAMKYLGIYGANAKIAIIMVLFIQTFRYAADPFFFGEANNKDAQKTYALVMKWFVISGSFIFLGTMLFIDLIQYFIGSSYREGLGIVPILLMANLLLGIYYNLSFWYKLTDKTIYGAFFSVSGALIAIVANIILIPIWGIYGAAWSVFFAYLVPTILSFFFGRKYFPIPYQVLKIIFYPMAALAIYSLSAYFNTSLYLNVLLFGAFFILMMLTERPKTKTN from the coding sequence GTGAACCCCTTAAAAAAACTACTTGGACAAACAGCCATTTACGGATTAAGCAGTATTATCGGACGCTTATTAAATTACTTGCTCGTTCCGCTCTACACTTACACTTTGCCCGCTTCAGAATACGGAACGGTTACTGAATTATATGCTTATGTTGCTGTGGTTTTTGCTTTCCTAACTTACGGAATGGAAACTACCTTTTTTCGCTTTTCAGAAATAGAAGCAAAAAAGGAAAAAGTATATAGTACAGGCTTAATTTCTTTAGTCGTAAGTTCGCTTTTCTTTATATTCATTTTCCTGATTTTTAAGGATAAAATCGCCAATAATTTGGGTTATGTCGAGCATCTAAATTATTTAGTCTGGTTTGCTTTTATTTTATTTTTCGATGCCTTATCGAGCATTCCTTTTGCAGGCTTACGCCGAGAAGAAAAAGCCTTAAAATTTGCTACATTAAAACTCATTAATATAGGAATAAATATCGGCTTGAATTTATTTTTTATTCTGTACTGTACCGGCGTAATGGAAAAAGCCGATGGTGGTGCTATGTATCGTTTTGTAAATTCATTCTTCGATACAGATAATTTAGTGGGTTATATTTTTCTTTCTAATTTATTTGCTAGTGGAATCACGCTTTTGTTTTTACTTCCAACATATAAATTCTTACGTGCAGGTTTCGATTTTGCATTATGGAAAAAAATGATTTCGTATACTTGGCCTATTTTAGTTGTCAGTATAGCAGGAATCGTTCCTGTTTCTCTCGATAAAATACTATTTCCTCATTTATTTTCGGATAGTGCCGAGGCAATGAAATATTTAGGGATTTATGGAGCAAACGCCAAAATAGCGATTATTATGGTGCTGTTTATTCAAACCTTTCGCTATGCTGCCGATCCGTTTTTCTTCGGCGAAGCCAATAATAAAGATGCCCAAAAAACCTATGCTTTGGTTATGAAATGGTTTGTAATCTCAGGTTCTTTTATTTTTCTTGGAACCATGTTGTTTATAGACCTTATTCAGTATTTCATCGGATCATCGTATCGTGAGGGCTTGGGAATAGTTCCTATTCTGTTGATGGCTAACCTTTTGCTTGGGATTTACTATAATCTGTCGTTTTGGTATAAACTTACAGATAAAACAATTTATGGTGCTTTCTTTTCCGTTAGTGGTGCACTAATAGCTATTGTCGCTAATATTATTCTTATCCCCATTTGGGGAATCTACGGTGCTGCTTGGTCTGTGTTTTTTGCCTATTTAGTACCTACAATACTTTCTTTTTTCTTTGGTCGAAAATATTTCCCAATTCCTTATCAGGTTTTGAAAATTATCTTTTACCCAATGGCTGCTTTGGCTATTTATAGTTTAAGTGCTTATTTTAACACATCACTCTATTTAAATGTTTTGCTTTTTGGTGCTTTCTTTATATTAATGATGCTAACAGAACGTCCCAAAACAAAAACCAATTAA
- a CDS encoding DUF4442 domain-containing protein: MIKKRLPTTKTENINGRFKRNLLNIFPAYWGTGAKVIFLSTDFKEVQLRLPLSWRTKNYVGTIFGGSMYASTDPIYMIQLIQLLGKSYVVWDKSASIRFLRPGNKTLYARFLISDELLEQIKSDVAEKQEIDIDFEIDFTDISGKVYAQVSKVLYIAKKSFYKEKKAKREKTL; the protein is encoded by the coding sequence ATGATTAAAAAAAGACTGCCAACCACCAAAACAGAAAATATTAATGGCCGATTTAAACGCAATCTGTTAAATATTTTCCCTGCGTATTGGGGGACAGGTGCCAAAGTAATATTTTTATCTACTGATTTTAAAGAAGTTCAGCTTAGGTTACCACTTTCGTGGCGAACAAAGAATTATGTCGGAACTATTTTTGGGGGAAGTATGTATGCTTCTACCGATCCTATTTATATGATACAGCTGATACAGTTATTGGGAAAATCATATGTTGTTTGGGATAAATCTGCATCTATTCGGTTTTTGCGTCCGGGAAACAAAACTTTGTATGCGAGGTTTTTAATTTCTGATGAATTACTTGAGCAGATTAAATCAGATGTAGCTGAAAAACAAGAGATTGATATAGATTTTGAGATTGATTTTACCGATATTTCGGGTAAAGTTTATGCTCAAGTGAGTAAAGTGTTATATATTGCCAAAAAGTCTTTCTATAAAGAAAAAAAAGCTAAACGAGAAAAGACTTTATAA
- the guaD gene encoding guanine deaminase, protein MTKKVSIAIKADFIHFLNEDEMVFIPKGILWVEEGKVKMIGEKEKVSSFLPKEIIIKDYSGKLVFPGFIDGHVHAAQTQAIASYGKRLLDWLETYIFPLEEKFENNDFARHSVRFFFAQLLRNGTTTAAIFPSRHPEATAILFEEALRLNMRILAGKTNMDRNAPVSLRDKTELTYSENNQLIEKYHNSERLNYILTPRFAITSSEEQLQAIGDLKKTYPKIAVQTHLSENNHEVGNVKKMFPKSKSYLDVYDSYGYLGKGSLMAHAIFLEDDEWKRLAKTQTSIVHCPTSNLFLGSGLFDLQKCRKYKIPLALGSDVGAGNSFSMLRTASEAYKVAAVQDIEFTARNAFYLITLGGAKALNQDAFIGNFEVGKEADFIVVDTMATELMQERLRDSHNIDEILFVLMMLGDDRNIESVYLQGNKVEI, encoded by the coding sequence ATGACTAAGAAGGTAAGTATCGCTATAAAGGCTGATTTTATACATTTTTTAAACGAGGATGAAATGGTTTTTATTCCGAAAGGAATATTGTGGGTGGAAGAAGGAAAAGTAAAAATGATTGGTGAGAAAGAGAAAGTGAGTTCTTTTTTACCAAAAGAAATTATAATAAAGGATTATTCCGGAAAGCTTGTCTTTCCCGGCTTTATTGATGGTCATGTCCATGCCGCTCAAACACAGGCAATAGCTTCTTATGGTAAGCGCTTACTCGATTGGCTTGAGACTTATATTTTTCCCTTAGAAGAAAAGTTTGAGAATAATGATTTTGCGCGGCATTCTGTAAGGTTTTTCTTTGCTCAACTATTAAGAAACGGAACAACAACGGCAGCCATTTTCCCCAGTCGACATCCAGAGGCAACAGCTATTTTGTTTGAGGAAGCACTTCGTTTAAATATGCGTATTCTCGCCGGAAAAACAAATATGGATAGAAATGCTCCTGTTAGTCTCCGCGATAAAACAGAGCTGACATATTCTGAAAATAATCAACTTATTGAAAAATATCATAATAGCGAACGTTTGAATTACATACTTACTCCACGTTTTGCTATTACAAGTTCTGAAGAGCAATTACAAGCTATTGGAGATTTAAAAAAAACATATCCTAAAATAGCCGTTCAAACCCATCTTTCTGAAAATAATCATGAAGTCGGAAATGTTAAAAAAATGTTTCCAAAATCCAAAAGTTACTTAGATGTATACGATAGTTATGGCTATTTGGGGAAAGGTAGCTTAATGGCTCATGCTATCTTTTTAGAGGATGATGAATGGAAACGTTTAGCGAAAACGCAAACATCTATTGTCCATTGTCCTACTTCTAACCTCTTTTTGGGTTCGGGATTATTTGATTTACAAAAATGTAGAAAGTATAAAATCCCATTAGCTTTAGGAAGTGATGTAGGTGCCGGAAATAGCTTTTCGATGTTAAGAACAGCTTCGGAAGCATATAAAGTTGCAGCCGTGCAAGATATTGAATTTACAGCACGAAATGCATTTTATCTGATTACCTTGGGAGGAGCAAAGGCTCTTAATCAGGATGCTTTTATTGGTAATTTTGAAGTTGGCAAAGAAGCCGATTTTATAGTAGTTGATACTATGGCAACAGAACTTATGCAAGAAAGATTAAGAGATTCGCATAATATTGATGAGATATTATTTGTTTTAATGATGCTTGGTGATGATCGTAATATAGAATCGGTTTATTTACAAGGTAATAAAGTAGAAATATAG
- a CDS encoding glycosyltransferase, with amino-acid sequence MRILILTNKIPYPPIDGGSIATLNLSLSLSKLGNNITLLAMNTAKHYYAVKKIPPEITNQIKLIAIDVPAKISIRGALKNFFFSKNAYTAERFYTADYRQALRDLLQSEVYDIIQLEGLYLGLYIPLIRKYSKAKIIYRAHNLEFEIWQRAAYRSGYIKSLYFKNLSIRLLKLEKKLLPQYDAILPISKKDKEWFLSYAPKIKFHITPAGIVENLKEQASSSKIKPDLFHIGALDWLPNQEGLLWFFDKVWPVINKKYPTLKFYLAGRNASAEIKAIKAPNLIFLGEVESASDFICSHSIMVVPLFSGSGMRIKIIEAMALGKTVISTALGLEGNPAQNNKEVLVANDKNEFLNKIDYLLSQPQKNSELGNAAKEFVNTHFNQKIISKKVQEFYLNLLK; translated from the coding sequence ATGCGAATTTTAATTCTTACTAATAAAATTCCGTATCCGCCAATAGATGGAGGTTCTATTGCCACATTAAATTTGAGCCTTTCTCTATCAAAATTGGGTAATAATATTACCCTTTTAGCAATGAATACAGCCAAACATTACTATGCTGTAAAAAAGATTCCTCCGGAAATTACAAATCAAATTAAGTTAATTGCTATTGATGTTCCGGCTAAAATTAGTATTCGTGGGGCTTTAAAAAACTTTTTCTTTTCTAAGAATGCTTATACCGCCGAGCGCTTTTATACAGCTGATTACAGACAAGCATTAAGAGATTTATTACAATCAGAAGTCTACGATATAATTCAATTAGAAGGTTTGTATTTGGGTTTATATATTCCTTTAATAAGAAAATACAGTAAAGCAAAAATCATTTATCGTGCACATAATTTAGAATTTGAGATTTGGCAACGAGCTGCTTATCGTTCAGGATATATTAAAAGCTTGTATTTTAAAAATCTATCTATTCGTTTGTTAAAGTTAGAGAAAAAGCTTTTACCACAATACGATGCTATTTTGCCAATTAGCAAAAAAGATAAAGAATGGTTTTTAAGCTATGCTCCAAAAATAAAATTTCATATAACGCCGGCAGGAATAGTCGAGAATTTAAAAGAACAAGCGTCTTCTAGTAAAATTAAACCCGATTTATTTCATATTGGTGCTTTAGACTGGCTTCCTAATCAGGAAGGCTTGCTTTGGTTTTTCGATAAAGTCTGGCCTGTAATTAATAAGAAATATCCAACTCTGAAATTTTATCTTGCCGGCAGGAATGCTTCGGCAGAAATAAAAGCCATAAAAGCTCCAAATCTTATTTTTTTAGGCGAAGTGGAAAGTGCTTCTGACTTTATTTGTTCGCATAGTATTATGGTTGTTCCCTTATTCTCAGGAAGCGGAATGCGAATAAAAATTATTGAGGCTATGGCTTTGGGTAAGACGGTTATTTCTACTGCTTTAGGCTTAGAAGGAAATCCTGCTCAAAATAATAAAGAAGTTCTTGTAGCTAATGATAAGAATGAGTTTTTGAATAAAATAGACTATTTATTATCCCAACCACAAAAAAATTCCGAATTAGGTAATGCAGCAAAGGAATTTGTTAATACTCATTTCAATCAAAAAATAATTTCGAAGAAAGTCCAAGAATTTTATCTGAATCTTCTAAAATAA
- the guaB gene encoding IMP dehydrogenase has protein sequence MTVKNDKVIGEGLTYDDVLLIPAYSEVLPRDVDVQTRFTRNIAINIPVISAAMDTVTESKMAIALAQEGGIGVIHKNMPIVQQASEVRKVKRAENGMIIDPITISSKALVSDALALMTEYHIGGIPVVDKSNKLVGIVTNRDLRFERKLNRAIKEVMTKKVVTVSEFTTFEIAADILQQNKIEKLPVVDKNKKLIGLITYRDIIKIKERPNACKDIRGRLRVAAAIGIGGDSMERASELVDAGVDALVLDTAHGHTKSVILTLKKIKENFPEMEVVVGNIATGAAAKALVEAGADGVKVGIGPGSICTTRVIAGVGVPQFSAVMDVAAAIKGSGVPVIADGGIRYTGDIVKAMAAGADTVMAGSLFAGVDESPGETIIFEGRKYKSYRGMGSVEAMQHGSKDRYFQDMEDEISKLVPEGIVGRVAYKGSLSEVIHQMVGGLRAGMGYTGSKDIATLQQAKFTKITAAGVIESHPHDISITREAPNYSR, from the coding sequence ATGACTGTAAAAAATGATAAGGTAATTGGTGAGGGATTAACTTATGACGATGTATTGTTAATTCCGGCCTATTCTGAAGTCTTACCTAGAGATGTTGATGTCCAAACACGTTTTACCCGAAATATTGCTATTAATATTCCTGTTATTTCGGCTGCAATGGATACCGTTACAGAATCTAAAATGGCTATTGCATTAGCTCAGGAAGGTGGTATTGGTGTGATTCACAAAAATATGCCAATCGTACAGCAGGCAAGCGAAGTGAGAAAAGTAAAAAGAGCTGAAAATGGGATGATTATAGATCCTATCACTATTTCTTCTAAAGCCCTTGTGTCTGACGCTTTAGCTTTAATGACCGAATATCATATTGGAGGAATCCCTGTTGTTGATAAATCAAATAAATTAGTAGGAATAGTTACTAATCGTGATTTGCGTTTTGAGCGTAAGTTAAATAGAGCTATTAAAGAAGTAATGACCAAAAAAGTTGTAACCGTAAGTGAGTTTACTACTTTTGAAATTGCTGCCGATATTCTTCAACAAAATAAAATTGAAAAGCTTCCGGTCGTTGATAAAAACAAAAAACTAATAGGTTTAATAACTTATCGTGACATTATAAAAATTAAGGAGCGTCCAAATGCTTGTAAAGATATTCGTGGTCGCCTTCGCGTTGCTGCCGCTATTGGTATTGGTGGCGATAGTATGGAAAGAGCCTCAGAATTGGTAGATGCCGGAGTTGATGCTTTGGTTTTAGATACGGCTCACGGACATACCAAAAGTGTTATACTTACACTGAAAAAGATTAAAGAAAATTTTCCTGAGATGGAAGTGGTTGTTGGAAATATTGCTACTGGAGCAGCCGCAAAAGCATTGGTAGAAGCAGGTGCTGATGGTGTTAAAGTAGGAATAGGACCCGGTTCTATTTGTACTACTCGTGTAATTGCCGGTGTTGGTGTTCCGCAATTTTCTGCGGTTATGGATGTTGCAGCTGCAATTAAAGGAAGTGGCGTACCGGTTATTGCCGATGGTGGTATTCGCTATACCGGTGATATTGTAAAAGCAATGGCAGCAGGAGCTGATACCGTTATGGCAGGATCATTATTTGCCGGTGTGGATGAATCTCCCGGAGAAACAATTATTTTTGAAGGAAGAAAATATAAATCATATCGCGGTATGGGTTCGGTAGAAGCCATGCAGCATGGCTCAAAAGATCGCTATTTTCAAGATATGGAAGATGAAATTAGTAAACTTGTTCCCGAAGGAATTGTTGGGCGAGTTGCTTATAAAGGAAGTTTATCGGAAGTTATTCATCAGATGGTTGGCGGCTTGAGAGCAGGAATGGGCTATACTGGTTCTAAAGATATTGCTACACTTCAACAAGCTAAGTTTACTAAAATTACTGCAGCAGGAGTTATTGAAAGTCATCCCCACGATATTTCAATTACTCGTGAAGCTCCAAATTATAGTCGATAG